One region of Salvia miltiorrhiza cultivar Shanhuang (shh) chromosome 3, IMPLAD_Smil_shh, whole genome shotgun sequence genomic DNA includes:
- the LOC131019071 gene encoding uncharacterized protein LOC131019071 yields the protein MDEDFQEELVEPSMEETIISQHDTTNGAPKRKVRGVTKGLSLQKKCQRTPKLDVIIHPTRNRIVGENAKDFKTEACVMVKQFAQVQHPRWKDIPMENKRKMWIGMKQKFNLEEDVHVKKVVFHQFNRQYRSYRHKLHVHYLENKGERTILDKSPHGVNREDWKLLIDYFESDAFKKISGRNKENRQKLTMNHSCGTKSIAQACYEERDPETGEEPTRTAAWRKSRYNNEKKQWVDDASKEVYEKLIMCQSLPEDGGEPMTEDEAFIKVLGEEKSSRLRGCGDGIKPTSKRGERINLDLQKENEELRKQNQELTARFESLEAQVSNNEVNLQTQVEAVLRMQLPGLMQSLSQNSETPNSN from the exons ATGGATGAAGATTTTCAAGAAGAGTTGGTGGAACCATCAATGGAGGAAACAATAATTTCACAACACGATACGACTAATG gTGCGCCCAAACGGAAAGTCAGAGGTGTTACGAAAGGCTTATCACTCCAAAAGAAATGTCAGCGTACTCCAAAATTAGACGTGATTATACATCCGACAAGAAATCGGATTGTTGGCGAGAATGCTAAAGACTTCAAGACAGAAGCGTGTGTGATGGTAAAACAATTTGCACAAGTTCAACACCCTCGTTGGAAAGACATCCCAATGGAAAACAAGAGGAAGATGTGGATTGGAATGAAG CAAAAGTTTAATCTGGAAGAAGACGTCCACGTCAAAAAAGTAGTATTTCACCAATTCAATCGCCAATATAGGAGTTACAGGCATAAGTTGCACGTGCACTATCTTGAAAACAAGGGCGAAAGAACTATCTTGGATAAGTCTCCGCATGGAGTAAATCGTGAAGATTGGAAACTACTAATTGATTATTTTGAGAGCGATGCATTCAAg AAAATTAGTGGGAGAAATAAAGAGAATAGACAAAAACTTACAATGAATCACTCATGTGGAACAAAATCCATTGCCCAAGCTTGCTATGAAGAG CGTGATCCTGAAACTGGCGAGGAGCCTACTCGTACAGCCGCATGGAGAAAAAGTCGATACAACAATGAGAAAAAACAATGGGTTGATGATGCTTCTAAAGAAGTTTAT GAAAAGCTTATTATGTGTCAAAGTCTACCAGAAGACGGTGGAGAACCTATGACCGAGGATGAAGCATTCATAAAAGTTCTTGGAGAAGAAAAATCTAGCAGATTACGTGGATGTGGAGATGGGATCAAGCCAACTTCTAAAAGAGGAGAAAGGATAAATCTTGATCTTCAAAAGGAGAATGAAGAATTAAGAAAACAAAATCAAGAATTGACAGCTCGATTTGAGTCCTTAGAAGCTCAAGTTAGTAACAATGAAGTCAACCTACAGACTCAAGTCGAAGCTGTTCTGAGAATGCAGCTCCCAGGTCTCATGCAAAGCTTGAGTCAAAATAGTGAAACTCCAAATTCCAATTAA